Part of the Candidatus Dormiibacterota bacterium genome is shown below.
CGTTGTTCGCGGGGCTATCGAAGCATGTCGACTTGAAGCTCGTGAGCCGGCTGGAGTTCGGCTCGGGGGCAGTGGCGATGCGGTACGAGCCGAGAAGGTAGCCATCGGGCTTGCTAGCCCGAGCCGGCCGCATCATGGAGCGACTCGGGCCAGGCCTTCCAAAGTCTCGACCAACCTGACGAGACCGCCAAGCCGTTCCGGTGCGCCTAGGCCGATCCCACGAGGCGCATCGCATGATCGCCATACAAGTCGTTCGGACAGTCCACTAGGCTCCTTGCGCGCCTTGCCGGCTGTGACGATCGTCACTGCGCGCGGAAGATGACCCTTCTAACCTCAAACGCGGTTCGGCGCTCCAACAACAGCAATTTTCGGCGCTGAAGACAGGAGGTGGAGGATGTCATTACGGACTCTATCGGCGGCTGCGGTGACCGCGCTATCTATCTCGATCGTTGAAGGCGGATCGGCTGCCACGATTGCTGGAGCGGCGCCCGCCTCGACTTCGGTGGCGACCGTTTTTGCG
Proteins encoded:
- a CDS encoding deaminase, whose amino-acid sequence is LFAGLSKHVDLKLVSRLEFGSGAVAMRYEPRR